A genome region from Crossiella equi includes the following:
- a CDS encoding HAD-IIA family hydrolase, with protein sequence MMGTLLDAHDALLLDLDGTVYRGGTAVPGAPEAVAEALRRERAVRYVTNNASRSPAEVAQHLRDLGFPAGDEEVSTSSQAAAAVLGEKFPAGSPVLVVGAPALREEVRGVGLVPVSLAADEPVAVVQGHSPETGWERLAEACIALRGGAYWLATNIDATLPTERGLLPGNGSMVAALRHATGLVPEVAGKPERTQLVQAAASAGAETALVVGDRLDTDIQGAFAAELPALCVLTGVATPEQLLTAVPEQRCRYLSEDMSGLLLPVEQVEVAVREGWQVRVDGDVLVLAGQDTSGEPLSALRSLCAVWWADQGGPVTVRPEGGEAEQALRKLGIAW encoded by the coding sequence CTGATGGGGACGTTGCTGGACGCGCACGACGCGCTGTTGCTCGATCTGGACGGCACCGTGTACCGCGGCGGGACCGCGGTGCCCGGGGCGCCGGAGGCCGTGGCCGAAGCGCTGCGGCGGGAACGTGCGGTCCGGTACGTCACCAACAATGCCTCCCGTTCCCCTGCGGAGGTGGCCCAGCACTTGCGTGACCTGGGCTTCCCCGCCGGGGACGAGGAGGTGAGCACCAGCTCCCAGGCCGCCGCCGCGGTGCTGGGGGAGAAGTTCCCCGCCGGATCGCCCGTGCTCGTGGTCGGGGCCCCGGCGTTGCGGGAGGAGGTGCGCGGGGTGGGCCTGGTGCCCGTCAGCCTCGCCGCCGACGAACCCGTGGCCGTGGTCCAGGGCCACTCACCGGAGACCGGGTGGGAGCGGCTGGCCGAGGCCTGCATCGCCCTGCGCGGCGGGGCCTACTGGCTGGCCACCAACATCGACGCCACCCTGCCCACCGAGCGGGGGCTGCTGCCCGGCAACGGGTCCATGGTGGCCGCGCTGCGGCACGCCACCGGGCTCGTACCCGAGGTGGCGGGCAAGCCCGAGCGCACGCAGCTCGTGCAGGCCGCCGCGTCCGCCGGAGCCGAGACCGCGCTCGTGGTCGGGGACCGGCTCGACACCGACATCCAAGGGGCCTTCGCCGCCGAGCTGCCCGCGCTGTGCGTGCTCACCGGCGTGGCCACACCCGAGCAGCTGCTCACCGCCGTGCCCGAGCAGCGGTGCCGCTACCTGTCCGAGGACATGAGCGGTCTGCTGCTGCCCGTCGAGCAGGTCGAGGTGGCCGTGCGCGAGGGCTGGCAGGTGCGCGTGGACGGCGACGTGCTGGTGCTCGCCGGGCAGGACACCAGCGGCGAGCCGCTGTCCGCGCTGCGTTCACTGTGCGCGGTCTGGTGGGCCGACCAGGGCGGTCCGGTGACCGTGCGGCCCGAGGGCGGCGAGGCCGAGCAGGCGCTGCGCAAGCTGGGTATAGCGTGGTGA
- a CDS encoding TlyA family RNA methyltransferase: MPRRVRLDAELVRRGLARSREHAVELVNAGRVTVRGTVATKPATSVETDAPVVVREDADDPGWASRGAHKLLGALEVFGPRGLTVQGRRCLDAGASTGGFTDVLLRHGATEVVAVDVGYGQLVWKLQTDDRVKVHDRTNVRNLDAEQIGGPVDLVVADLSFIYLRLVLPAMAACMGPDADLVPMVKPQFEVGKERLGAGGVVRDPELRVEAVTGVVRSAAEHRLTLRGVTASPLPGPSGNVEYFLWLRRGEPLPETESETLVRTAVAEGPQ; the protein is encoded by the coding sequence ATGCCACGGCGGGTTCGGCTGGACGCCGAACTGGTGCGGCGCGGGCTCGCCCGCTCCCGGGAACACGCGGTCGAGCTGGTCAACGCCGGACGGGTCACCGTGCGCGGCACCGTGGCCACCAAGCCCGCGACCTCGGTGGAGACTGACGCGCCCGTGGTCGTCCGCGAGGACGCCGACGACCCTGGCTGGGCCTCGCGCGGCGCGCACAAGCTGCTCGGCGCGCTCGAGGTCTTCGGACCCCGGGGCCTGACCGTGCAGGGCCGCCGCTGCCTGGACGCGGGCGCGTCCACCGGCGGGTTCACCGACGTGCTGCTGCGCCACGGAGCCACCGAGGTCGTCGCCGTGGACGTCGGCTACGGCCAGCTGGTGTGGAAGCTCCAGACCGACGACCGCGTGAAGGTCCACGACCGCACCAACGTTCGCAACCTCGACGCCGAGCAGATCGGCGGGCCGGTCGACCTCGTGGTCGCCGACCTGTCCTTCATCTACCTGCGCCTGGTGCTGCCCGCGATGGCCGCCTGCATGGGGCCCGACGCCGACCTGGTGCCGATGGTGAAACCGCAGTTCGAGGTCGGCAAGGAACGCCTCGGCGCCGGTGGTGTGGTGCGCGACCCCGAGCTGCGGGTCGAGGCCGTCACCGGGGTCGTGCGCTCGGCCGCCGAGCACCGGCTGACCCTGCGCGGCGTCACCGCCAGCCCGTTGCCGGGGCCCTCCGGCAACGTCGAGTATTTTCTCTGGCTTCGCCGGGGCGAGCCGCTGCCCGAGACTGAGAGCGAGACACTCGTCCGGACCGCGGTCGCCGAAGGGCCCCAGTAG